In Mycobacterium tuberculosis H37Rv, a single window of DNA contains:
- a CDS encoding transcriptional regulator has product MRQHSGIGVLDKAVGVLHAVAESPCGLAELCDRTDLPRATAYRLAAALEVHRLLGRGQDGHWRLGPAITELATHVDDPLLVACAAVLPQLRDATGESVQVYRREGTSRVCVAALEPAAGLRDTVPVGARLPMTAGSGAKVLLAHTDAATQAAVLPKAVFSARALAEVCRRGWAQSVAEREPGVASVSAPVRDGRGVVIAAISVSGPIDRMGRRPGVRWAADLLSAADALTRRL; this is encoded by the coding sequence GTGAGACAGCATAGCGGTATCGGTGTCCTCGACAAAGCCGTTGGCGTGCTGCACGCGGTCGCGGAATCTCCCTGCGGACTGGCCGAACTCTGCGATCGAACCGACCTGCCCAGGGCCACCGCATACCGGCTGGCGGCCGCGCTGGAGGTGCATCGCCTGCTGGGGCGCGGCCAGGATGGCCACTGGCGGCTCGGTCCGGCCATCACCGAACTCGCGACCCATGTCGACGATCCACTGCTGGTGGCGTGCGCGGCGGTACTGCCTCAGCTGCGCGACGCCACCGGCGAAAGCGTGCAGGTATATCGCCGCGAGGGAACGTCGCGGGTCTGCGTGGCCGCATTGGAACCAGCTGCGGGCCTTCGCGATACGGTCCCGGTCGGGGCACGGTTGCCGATGACCGCGGGCTCGGGCGCCAAAGTGTTGCTGGCCCACACCGACGCCGCCACCCAAGCGGCCGTATTGCCAAAGGCGGTGTTCAGCGCCCGAGCGCTGGCCGAGGTGTGCCGGCGCGGCTGGGCGCAAAGCGTGGCCGAACGCGAGCCTGGCGTGGCGAGCGTGTCGGCGCCGGTGCGCGACGGCCGGGGCGTCGTGATCGCTGCCATCTCGGTGTCCGGCCCGATCGACCGGATGGGCCGCCGCCCGGGGGTCCGATGGGCCGCCGACCTGCTGTCCGCGGCGGACGCGCTCACCCGACGGCTCTAG
- the gltS gene encoding glutamate--tRNA ligase (Glutamyl-tRNA synthetase GltS (glutamyl-tRNA synthase) (GLURS)) encodes MTATETVRVRFCPSPTGTPHVGLVRTALFNWAYARHTGGTFVFRIEDTDAQRDSEESYLALLDALRWLGLDWDEGPEVGGPYGPYRQSQRAEIYRDVLARLLAAGEAYHAFSTPEEVEARHVAAGRNPKLGYDNFDRHLTDAQRAAYLAEGRQPVVRLRMPDDDLAWNDLVRGPVTFAAGSVPDFALTRASGDPLYTLVNPCDDALMKITHVLRGEDLLPSTPRQLALHQALIRIGVAERIPKFAHLPTVLGEGTKKLSKRDPQSNLFAHRDRGFIPEGLLNYLALLGWSIADDHDLFGLDEMVAAFDVADVNSSPARFDQKKADALNAEHIRMLDVGDFTVRLRDHLDTHGHHIALDEAAFAAAAELVQTRIVVLGDAWELLKFFNDDQYVIDPKAAAKELGPDGAAVLDAALAALTSVTDWTAPLIEAALKDALIEGLALKPRKAFSPIRVAATGTTVSPPLFESLELLGRDRSMQRLRAARQLVGHA; translated from the coding sequence GTGACCGCCACGGAAACAGTCCGGGTCCGATTCTGCCCTTCACCCACCGGAACTCCGCACGTCGGTCTGGTCCGCACCGCGCTGTTCAACTGGGCCTACGCCCGGCACACCGGTGGCACCTTCGTGTTCCGCATCGAGGACACCGACGCCCAACGCGACAGCGAGGAAAGCTATCTGGCGCTGCTGGACGCGCTGCGCTGGCTTGGCCTGGATTGGGATGAGGGGCCCGAGGTGGGTGGGCCGTACGGGCCGTACCGGCAGTCGCAGCGCGCCGAAATCTACCGTGACGTGCTCGCCCGACTGCTCGCCGCGGGCGAGGCCTACCACGCTTTCTCCACACCCGAGGAAGTGGAGGCCCGTCATGTCGCGGCCGGGCGCAATCCCAAGCTGGGTTACGACAATTTCGATCGTCACTTGACCGACGCGCAGCGTGCGGCGTACCTGGCGGAGGGCCGCCAGCCGGTGGTGCGGCTGCGGATGCCCGATGACGACCTCGCTTGGAATGACCTGGTGCGCGGGCCCGTGACGTTCGCGGCTGGCTCCGTACCCGACTTCGCGTTGACCCGAGCCAGCGGTGATCCGTTATACACCTTGGTCAACCCGTGCGACGACGCGCTGATGAAGATCACCCATGTGTTGCGTGGCGAGGACCTGCTGCCGTCGACGCCGCGCCAGCTGGCGCTACATCAGGCGTTGATCAGGATCGGGGTAGCTGAGCGGATTCCGAAATTCGCGCACCTCCCAACGGTCTTGGGGGAGGGCACCAAGAAGCTCTCGAAGCGCGATCCGCAGTCGAACCTGTTTGCCCACCGCGACCGCGGGTTCATCCCCGAAGGCCTGCTGAACTACCTCGCGTTGCTCGGCTGGTCCATAGCCGACGACCACGACCTGTTCGGTCTCGACGAGATGGTGGCCGCGTTCGACGTTGCCGACGTCAACTCCAGCCCGGCCCGGTTCGACCAGAAGAAGGCCGACGCGCTGAACGCCGAGCACATCCGGATGCTCGACGTGGGCGACTTCACGGTCAGGCTGCGCGACCATCTGGATACCCACGGCCATCACATCGCGTTGGATGAGGCGGCATTCGCCGCCGCCGCCGAGTTGGTGCAGACCCGCATCGTGGTGCTCGGTGACGCGTGGGAGCTGTTGAAGTTCTTCAACGACGATCAGTATGTGATCGATCCCAAGGCCGCGGCCAAGGAGCTAGGCCCAGACGGGGCCGCGGTGCTCGACGCGGCCCTGGCCGCGCTGACAAGTGTGACGGACTGGACGGCACCCCTGATCGAGGCGGCCCTTAAGGACGCCTTGATCGAAGGTTTGGCGCTCAAACCCCGCAAGGCGTTCAGCCCCATCCGGGTGGCCGCCACCGGCACGACCGTCAGCCCGCCGTTGTTTGAATCGCTGGAGCTGCTCGGTCGTGACCGCAGCATGCAGCGGCTGCGCGCGGCGCGCCAGCTGGTCGGGCACGCGTGA
- a CDS encoding 2-hydroxyhepta-2,4-diene-1,7-dioate isomerase (HHDD isomerase), with translation MTAREIAEHPFGTPTFTGRSWPLADVRLLAPILASKVVCVGKNYADHIAEMGGRPPADPVIFLKPNTAIIGPNTPIRLPANASPVHFEGELAIVIGRACKDVPAAQAVDNILGYTIGNDVSARDQQQSDGQWTRAKGHDTFCPVGPWIVTDLAPFDPADLELRTVVNGDVKQHARTSLMIHDIGAIVEWISAIMTLLPGDLILTGTPAGVGPIEDGDTVSITIEGIGTLTNPVVRKGKP, from the coding sequence ATGACGGCCCGCGAGATCGCCGAGCACCCGTTCGGTACGCCGACCTTCACCGGACGCTCCTGGCCGCTGGCCGACGTTCGCCTGCTGGCTCCGATACTGGCGAGCAAGGTGGTCTGTGTCGGGAAGAACTATGCCGATCACATCGCCGAAATGGGTGGCCGGCCGCCGGCAGACCCGGTGATATTCCTCAAGCCCAACACCGCGATCATCGGTCCGAATACGCCAATTCGATTGCCCGCCAACGCATCACCGGTGCACTTCGAGGGTGAGCTGGCGATCGTGATCGGCCGGGCGTGCAAGGATGTCCCGGCCGCCCAGGCCGTCGACAATATCCTCGGCTACACCATCGGCAATGACGTGTCGGCCCGCGATCAGCAGCAATCCGACGGTCAGTGGACGCGAGCCAAGGGGCACGACACCTTCTGCCCGGTCGGGCCGTGGATCGTCACCGACCTCGCTCCCTTTGACCCGGCCGATCTCGAGCTGCGCACCGTCGTCAACGGCGACGTCAAACAGCACGCCCGCACCTCGCTGATGATCCATGACATCGGCGCCATCGTGGAATGGATCTCGGCGATAATGACCTTGCTGCCAGGTGATCTCATCCTCACCGGCACACCCGCGGGAGTCGGTCCCATCGAGGACGGCGACACCGTCTCGATCACCATCGAGGGAATCGGCACCCTCACCAATCCCGTAGTCCGCAAAGGAAAGCCGTGA
- a CDS encoding MFS-type transporter (integral membrane protein), with protein sequence MSRDPTGVGARWAIMIVSLGVTASSFLFINGVAFLIPRLENARGTPLSHAGLLASMPSWGLVVTMFAWGYLLDHVGERMVMAVGSALTAAAAYAAASVHSLLWIGVFLFLGGMAAGGCNSAGGRLVSGWFPPQQRGLAMGIRQTAQPLGIASGALVIPELAERGVHAGLMFPAVVCTLAAVASVLGIVDPPRKSRTKASEQELASPYRGSSILWRIHAASALLMMPQTVTVTFMLVWLINHHGWSVAQAGVLVTISQLLGALGRVAVGRWSDHVGSRMRPVRLIAAAAAATLFLLAAVDNEGSRYDVLLMIAISVIAVLDNGLEATAITEYAGPYWSGRALGIQNTTQRLMAAAGPPLFGSLITTAAYPTAWALCGVFPLAAVPLVPVRLLPPGLETRARRQSVRRHRWWQAVRCHAWPNGPRRPGPPGQPRRVRQGGTAITPPT encoded by the coding sequence ATGTCGCGAGATCCGACTGGGGTGGGTGCGCGCTGGGCGATCATGATCGTCTCGCTGGGGGTGACCGCAAGCTCGTTTCTCTTCATCAACGGTGTCGCGTTCTTGATCCCCCGGCTGGAAAATGCGCGCGGAACCCCGCTATCTCACGCGGGTCTGTTGGCGTCGATGCCCAGCTGGGGCCTGGTGGTCACGATGTTCGCCTGGGGCTATCTGCTCGATCACGTCGGCGAACGGATGGTGATGGCCGTGGGCTCGGCGCTGACCGCCGCGGCCGCCTACGCCGCGGCATCGGTTCATTCGCTGCTGTGGATCGGTGTCTTCCTGTTTCTCGGCGGCATGGCCGCCGGTGGTTGCAACAGCGCCGGCGGGCGGCTGGTCTCGGGTTGGTTCCCGCCCCAGCAACGCGGTCTGGCCATGGGAATCCGCCAGACCGCACAACCTTTGGGCATCGCCTCCGGCGCGTTGGTGATACCCGAACTGGCCGAACGCGGGGTGCACGCAGGGCTGATGTTTCCCGCCGTCGTGTGCACGTTGGCCGCGGTGGCCAGCGTGCTCGGTATCGTCGACCCACCGCGAAAATCCCGCACGAAAGCCTCCGAACAGGAGCTGGCCAGCCCTTATCGGGGATCGTCGATCCTGTGGCGGATACACGCGGCGTCGGCGTTGCTGATGATGCCGCAGACGGTGACCGTGACGTTCATGTTGGTCTGGCTGATCAACCACCACGGCTGGTCGGTCGCGCAGGCCGGTGTCTTGGTGACCATATCGCAGCTGCTGGGGGCGCTGGGCCGGGTCGCGGTCGGCCGCTGGTCGGACCATGTCGGGTCACGCATGCGTCCCGTCCGCCTGATCGCCGCTGCCGCCGCGGCGACGTTGTTTCTGCTCGCGGCGGTCGATAACGAGGGCTCGAGATATGACGTGCTGCTCATGATCGCCATCTCGGTGATCGCCGTTCTGGACAACGGGCTAGAAGCCACCGCGATCACCGAGTACGCCGGACCGTACTGGAGTGGCCGGGCGCTGGGTATCCAGAACACTACGCAGCGGCTGATGGCGGCCGCCGGACCCCCACTGTTCGGTAGTTTGATCACCACGGCGGCCTACCCGACGGCATGGGCCTTATGCGGTGTGTTCCCGCTGGCCGCGGTGCCGCTGGTGCCGGTTCGGCTGCTCCCACCCGGCTTGGAGACTAGAGCGCGGCGGCAATCCGTTCGCCGACATCGCTGGTGGCAAGCCGTTCGCTGCCACGCGTGGCCAAATGGGCCTCGACGGCCCGGTCCACCCGGGCAGCCGCGTCGTGTTCGCCAAGGTGGGACAGCAATAACGCCACCGACATGA
- the leuB gene encoding 3-isopropylmalate dehydrogenase (beta-IPM dehydrogenase (IMDH) (3-IPM-DH)), translating to MKLAIIAGDGIGPEVTAEAVKVLDAVVPGVQKTSYDLGARRFHATGEVLPDSVVAELRNHDAILLGAIGDPSVPSGVLERGLLLRLRFELDHHINLRPARLYPGVASPLSGNPGIDFVVVREGTEGPYTGNGGAIRVGTPNEVATEVSVNTAFGVRRVVADAFERARRRRKHLTLVHKTNVLTFAGGLWLRTVDEVGECYPDVEVAYQHVDAATIHMITDPGRFDVIVTDNLFGDIITDLAAAVCGGIGLAASGNIDATRANPSMFEPVHGSAPDIAGQGIADPTAAIMSVALLLSHLGEHDAAARVDRAVEAHLATRGSERLATSDVGERIAAAL from the coding sequence ATGAAACTCGCGATCATTGCCGGTGACGGGATCGGGCCCGAGGTAACCGCCGAGGCGGTCAAAGTGCTCGACGCGGTTGTGCCGGGCGTCCAGAAAACCAGCTATGACCTGGGTGCGCGGCGCTTTCATGCCACCGGCGAGGTGCTGCCGGACTCGGTGGTGGCCGAGCTGCGCAACCACGACGCGATCCTGCTCGGGGCGATCGGTGACCCGTCGGTGCCAAGCGGCGTCTTGGAGCGCGGTCTGTTGCTGCGACTGCGCTTCGAGCTGGATCACCACATCAACCTGCGTCCGGCCCGGCTGTATCCGGGGGTGGCCAGCCCGCTGTCCGGCAATCCCGGCATCGACTTCGTGGTGGTGCGCGAGGGCACCGAGGGACCCTACACCGGCAACGGCGGGGCGATTCGCGTCGGCACGCCCAACGAGGTGGCCACCGAAGTCAGCGTGAACACCGCGTTCGGTGTGCGGCGTGTGGTTGCCGACGCGTTCGAGCGGGCTCGACGGCGTCGCAAGCATCTGACATTGGTGCACAAAACGAACGTGTTGACCTTCGCCGGGGGATTGTGGTTGCGGACCGTCGACGAGGTCGGCGAATGCTACCCGGACGTCGAGGTGGCCTACCAGCACGTCGACGCCGCCACCATCCACATGATCACCGACCCGGGTCGCTTCGACGTGATCGTCACCGACAACCTGTTCGGCGACATCATCACCGATCTGGCCGCGGCGGTATGTGGCGGTATCGGCTTGGCGGCCAGTGGGAATATCGACGCGACCCGGGCCAACCCGTCGATGTTCGAGCCGGTGCATGGCAGCGCGCCGGACATCGCCGGTCAGGGCATCGCCGACCCGACGGCGGCGATCATGTCGGTGGCGTTATTGCTGTCCCACCTTGGCGAACACGACGCGGCTGCCCGGGTGGACCGGGCCGTCGAGGCCCATTTGGCCACGCGTGGCAGCGAACGGCTTGCCACCAGCGATGTCGGCGAACGGATTGCCGCCGCGCTCTAG
- the serA1 gene encoding D-3-phosphoglycerate dehydrogenase — MSLPVVLIADKLAPSTVAALGDQVEVRWVDGPDRDKLLAAVPEADALLVRSATTVDAEVLAAAPKLKIVARAGVGLDNVDVDAATARGVLVVNAPTSNIHSAAEHALALLLAASRQIPAADASLREHTWKRSSFSGTEIFGKTVGVVGLGRIGQLVAQRIAAFGAYVVAYDPYVSPARAAQLGIELLSLDDLLARADFISVHLPKTPETAGLIDKEALAKTKPGVIIVNAARGGLVDEAALADAITGGHVRAAGLDVFATEPCTDSPLFELAQVVVTPHLGASTAEAQDRAGTDVAESVRLALAGEFVPDAVNVGGGVVNEEVAPWLDLVRKLGVLAGVLSDELPVSLSVQVRGELAAEEVEVLRLSALRGLFSAVIEDAVTFVNAPALAAERGVTAEICKASESPNHRSVVDVRAVGADGSVVTVSGTLYGPQLSQKIVQINGRHFDLRAQGINLIIHYVDRPGALGKIGTLLGTAGVNIQAAQLSEDAEGPGATILLRLDQDVPDDVRTAIAAAVDAYKLEVVDLS; from the coding sequence GTGAGCCTGCCTGTTGTGTTGATCGCCGACAAACTTGCCCCATCAACGGTTGCCGCCTTGGGAGATCAGGTCGAGGTGCGCTGGGTTGACGGTCCGGACCGAGACAAGCTGCTGGCCGCGGTGCCCGAAGCGGACGCGCTGCTGGTGCGATCGGCCACCACGGTTGACGCCGAGGTGCTGGCCGCCGCCCCCAAGCTCAAGATCGTCGCGCGCGCCGGCGTCGGGCTGGACAACGTCGACGTGGACGCCGCGACGGCCCGCGGCGTGCTGGTGGTCAACGCCCCGACGTCGAACATCCACAGCGCCGCGGAGCATGCGCTGGCGCTGCTGCTGGCCGCCTCACGCCAGATTCCGGCGGCCGACGCGTCGCTGCGCGAGCACACCTGGAAGCGTTCGTCGTTTTCCGGTACCGAGATCTTCGGCAAAACCGTCGGCGTGGTGGGTCTGGGCCGCATCGGGCAGTTGGTCGCCCAGCGGATCGCTGCGTTCGGCGCTTACGTCGTCGCCTATGACCCGTACGTTTCGCCGGCCCGTGCGGCGCAGCTGGGCATCGAACTGCTGTCCCTGGACGACCTGCTGGCCCGCGCCGATTTCATCTCGGTGCACCTACCGAAAACACCGGAGACGGCGGGACTGATCGACAAGGAGGCGCTGGCGAAGACCAAGCCGGGCGTCATCATCGTCAACGCCGCGCGCGGCGGCCTGGTGGACGAGGCGGCACTGGCCGACGCGATCACCGGCGGCCACGTGCGGGCGGCCGGTCTGGACGTGTTCGCCACCGAACCGTGCACCGACAGCCCGCTGTTCGAGCTGGCACAGGTGGTGGTCACACCGCATCTGGGTGCGTCCACCGCGGAGGCGCAGGACCGGGCGGGCACCGACGTCGCCGAGAGCGTGCGGCTGGCCCTGGCAGGGGAATTCGTGCCCGACGCGGTCAACGTCGGCGGCGGAGTGGTCAACGAGGAGGTGGCGCCCTGGCTGGATCTGGTGCGTAAGCTCGGCGTGCTGGCGGGTGTGTTGTCCGACGAACTGCCGGTGTCGTTGTCGGTGCAGGTGCGCGGTGAGCTGGCCGCCGAAGAGGTTGAGGTGCTGCGCCTTTCGGCGCTGCGCGGCCTGTTCTCGGCGGTGATCGAGGATGCGGTGACATTTGTCAACGCACCGGCATTGGCCGCCGAACGTGGCGTCACCGCCGAGATCTGTAAGGCCTCGGAAAGCCCCAACCACCGCAGCGTCGTCGACGTTCGCGCGGTCGGCGCGGACGGTTCGGTGGTGACCGTCTCGGGCACGCTGTATGGCCCACAGCTGTCGCAGAAGATCGTGCAGATCAACGGCCGCCACTTTGATCTGCGCGCCCAGGGGATCAACCTGATCATCCACTACGTCGACCGGCCGGGAGCGCTGGGCAAGATCGGCACGTTGCTGGGGACGGCCGGGGTGAATATCCAGGCCGCGCAGCTCTCCGAAGACGCCGAAGGCCCGGGCGCGACGATTCTGCTGCGGCTGGACCAAGACGTGCCCGACGACGTGCGGACGGCGATCGCGGCGGCGGTGGACGCCTACAAGCTCGAGGTTGTCGATCTGTCGTGA
- a CDS encoding dehydrogenase, with the protein MDVTVVGSGPNGLATAVICARAGLNVQVVEAQATFGGGARSAADFEFPEVLHDVCSAVHPLALASPFFAEFDLPARGVTLTVPDIAYANPLPGRPAAIAYHDLAHTCAKLDDGASWRRLLGPLVAHSETVVEFMLSDKRSLPTALGSVLRLGLRMLAQGTPAWRSLAGEDARALFTGVAAHAISPLPSLVSAGAGLMLATLAHSVGWPIPVGGTQAIADALIADLRAHGGRLAAGVEITEPQRSVVVFDTAPTALLRVYRDKLPHRYAKALRRYRFRAGIAKVDFVLSDEIPWSDPRLRRAATLHLGGTRDQMARAEADVAAGRHADWPMVLAACPHVADPGRIDETGRRPFWTYAHVPSGSTLDATETVTSVLERFAPGFRDIVVAARAVPAARMADHNANYVGGDITVGANSTWRAIAGPTPRLNPWRTPIPKVYLCSAATPPGAGVHGMCGWYAARTLLRTEFGITRMPPLGHELRP; encoded by the coding sequence GTGGACGTCACCGTCGTCGGCAGCGGACCCAACGGGCTCGCCACGGCCGTCATCTGCGCCCGCGCGGGCCTGAACGTGCAGGTCGTCGAGGCCCAGGCGACCTTCGGCGGCGGCGCCCGCAGCGCGGCCGACTTCGAATTTCCCGAAGTTTTACACGACGTGTGCTCCGCGGTGCATCCGCTTGCTTTGGCGTCGCCGTTTTTCGCCGAATTCGACCTACCCGCGCGCGGAGTGACGCTGACCGTGCCCGACATCGCCTACGCCAACCCGCTACCCGGGCGGCCCGCGGCGATCGCCTATCACGATCTGGCGCACACCTGCGCCAAGCTGGACGACGGCGCGTCCTGGCGGCGCCTGCTGGGCCCGTTGGTGGCGCACTCGGAGACGGTCGTGGAGTTCATGCTCTCCGACAAGCGGTCTTTGCCTACTGCACTGGGCTCGGTCCTGCGTCTCGGGCTGCGGATGCTGGCCCAGGGCACCCCTGCCTGGCGGTCGCTGGCGGGCGAGGATGCCCGCGCGTTGTTCACCGGCGTTGCCGCCCACGCGATTTCACCGTTGCCGTCACTGGTGTCGGCCGGCGCCGGACTGATGCTGGCAACGCTGGCCCATTCGGTCGGCTGGCCGATTCCGGTGGGCGGCACCCAGGCGATAGCCGACGCGCTGATCGCCGATCTACGCGCGCATGGTGGTCGGCTCGCGGCCGGTGTCGAGATCACCGAACCGCAAAGAAGTGTGGTCGTCTTCGACACCGCACCCACCGCCCTGCTGCGGGTTTACCGCGACAAGCTTCCACATCGGTATGCCAAAGCATTGCGCCGCTATCGATTTCGCGCTGGCATCGCCAAGGTGGACTTCGTGCTCAGCGACGAGATCCCGTGGTCGGATCCGCGGCTGCGGCGGGCTGCGACCCTGCATCTCGGCGGCACCCGTGACCAGATGGCGCGCGCCGAGGCAGACGTCGCGGCGGGACGCCACGCCGACTGGCCGATGGTGCTGGCCGCGTGTCCGCACGTCGCCGACCCCGGCCGCATCGACGAAACCGGCCGCCGTCCGTTCTGGACCTATGCCCACGTGCCGTCGGGGTCCACGCTCGACGCGACCGAGACCGTAACCAGCGTCCTCGAGCGGTTCGCCCCCGGCTTCCGTGACATCGTGGTGGCGGCCCGCGCCGTGCCCGCCGCGCGGATGGCCGACCACAACGCCAACTACGTCGGCGGTGACATCACGGTCGGCGCCAACTCGACCTGGCGCGCGATCGCCGGCCCCACCCCGCGGTTGAATCCCTGGCGCACACCGATTCCCAAGGTGTACCTGTGTTCTGCGGCGACTCCGCCCGGCGCCGGCGTGCACGGCATGTGCGGCTGGTATGCCGCTCGAACGCTGTTGCGCACCGAGTTCGGCATCACCCGCATGCCCCCTTTGGGCCATGAGCTGAGGCCATAA